Below is a window of Poecile atricapillus isolate bPoeAtr1 chromosome 2, bPoeAtr1.hap1, whole genome shotgun sequence DNA.
CGAGGAGGTGGATCCAACAGCGGtgttctgggggaaggaggTCATGATGGGTCCTGGCATGGTGACCAGCACAGGGGAAGGGTTGATGATGACGCTGGAGTTCTGGCattgcagggcacagggctcgTTGCAGCTGTTGGCCAGCGGGGTGGGTCCACAGAGGTTGTTGCAGGCCATGGTTGTGGTGTG
It encodes the following:
- the LOC131575153 gene encoding feather beta keratin-like; its protein translation is MACNNLCGPTPLANSCNEPCALQCQNSSVIINPSPVLVTMPGPIMTSFPQNTAVGSTSSAAVGSELNAQGQPISGGFGFGLGYGLGGLGCYGRRGGYIC